From the Solanum pennellii chromosome 4, SPENNV200 genome, one window contains:
- the LOC107016729 gene encoding uncharacterized protein LOC107016729, translating into MNSQKRKKQKWRHRMGPINFARVRVALREAKDNNEEPSKPEIFIATRTKTGKEIQADTQIAIAELQNRQNSGETADDAFMAVFGKEQPGRVRCYGRSVTTSSLKKDEEINNLKQKHADEITSLKEELREEMRHLFTQLLQNNPGLNFQDIPGCVGSNLASPIDASSAQAVRGTNLPFSSGSAQDSVLQKPSNR; encoded by the exons ATGAATTCtcaaaagaggaaaaaacaaaagtggAGGCATCGTATGGGACCTATTAATTTTGCTAGAGTACGCGTGGCATTG CGTGAAGCCAAAGACAACAACGAAGAACCATCAAAGCCTGAAATATTCATTGCAACTCGTACTAAGACGGGAAAGGAAATCCAGGCTGATACCCAAATTGCAAT CGCTGAACTTCAAAATCGCCAAAATTCTGGGGAAACAGCTGATGATGCATTTATGGCAGTGTTTGGAAAGGAGCAGCCTGGTCGAGTTAGGTGCTATGGTAGATCAGTGACAACAAGttctttgaagaaagatgaGGAAATTAACAATCTAAAACAAAAGCATGCCGATGAAATCACTTCTCTAAAGGAAGAATTGAGAGAAGAAATGCGACATTTATTCACTCAATTGCTGCAAAACAACCCTGGATTGAATTTTCAAGATATACCAGGGTGTGTTGGATCTAACCTTGCATCACCTATTGATGCAAGTAGTGCACAAGCTGTAAGAGGCACAAATCTTCCATTTTCTTCGGGGTCAGCTCAAGATTCGgttcttcaaaag CCTTCGAATCGTTAG